One Hordeum vulgare subsp. vulgare chromosome 4H, MorexV3_pseudomolecules_assembly, whole genome shotgun sequence DNA window includes the following coding sequences:
- the LOC123447463 gene encoding phosphoglucomutase, cytoplasmic: MIPLCAPSTPAIIAPRPRRLRHRTTTPSPPHSRSPHHRGHLHLASSSSSAHRPRPLARAQRPGAVVTAADMVFSVTKRDTTPYEGQKPGTSGLRKKVTVFQQPHYLANFVQSTFNALPADQVKGATIVVSGDGRYFSKDAVQIIAKMAAANGVRRVWVGQDSLLSTPAVSAIIRERISADGAKATGAFILTASHNPGGPTEDFGIKYNMENGGPAPESVTDKIFSNTKTITEYLIAEDLPDVDISVTGVTSFTGPEGPFDVDVFDSATDYIKLMKTIFDFESIKKLLASPKFSFCFDGLHGVAGAYAKRIFVDELGASESSLLNCVPKEDFGGGHPDPNLTYAKELVDRMGLGKTSNGEPPEFGAAADGDADRNMVLGKRFFVTPSDSVAIIAANAVQSIPYFASGLKGVARSMPTSAALDVVAKNLNLKFFEVPTGWKFFGNLMDAGMCSVCGEESFGTGSDHIREKDGIWAVLAWLSILAYKNKDNLGGDKLVTVEDIVLQHWGTYGRHYYTRYDYENVDAEAAKELMANLVKMQASLPDVNKSIKEIQPAVADVVSADEFEYKDPVDGSVSKHQGIRYLFGDGSRLVFRLSGTGSVGATIRIYIEQYEKDSSKTGRESSDALSPLVDVALKLSKIQEYTGRSAPTVIT, translated from the exons ATGATTCCGCTGTGCGCACCCTCCACACCCGCTATAATAGCGCCACGCCCTCGTCGCCTTCGTCACCGCACCACCACTCCCTCCCCACCTCACTCCCGATCCCCCCACCACCGCGGCCACCTCCACCtcgcgtcctcctcctcgtcggcgcACCGCCCCCGACCCCTCGCGCGCGCGCAGCGGCCAGGCGCCGTCGTCACTGCGGCGGACATGGTGTTCTCCGTGACCAAGAGGGACACCACGCCCTACGAGGGCCAGAAGCCCGGCACCTCCGGCCTCCGGAAGAAG GTTACAGTATTCCAGCAGCCTCATTACCTTGCGAATTTCGTCCAATCAACATTCAATGCCCTTCCAGCTGACCAAGTAAAAG GTGCCACCATTGTTGTCTCCGGCGATGGGCGCTATTTCTCAAAGGATGCTGTTCAG ATCATCGCAAAAATGGCTGCTGCTAATGGAGTAAGACGTGTCTGGGTTGGACAAGACAGTCTCCTGTCAACTCCAGCTGTATCTGCTATCATCCGTGAAAGAATTTCTGCAGAT GGCGCAAAGGCTACTGGTGCCTTCATTTTAACAGCAAGCCATAACCCAGGTGGTCCAACCGAG GACTTTGGAATCAAATACAACATGGAGAATGGTGGACCTGCCCCTGAGTCTGTTACCGATAAGATCTTCTCTAACACAAAGACAATTACTGAATACCTCATCGCGGAGGACCTTCCAGAT GTTGATATTTCTGTGACAGGTGTCACTTCCTTCACTGGACCTGAAGGCCCTTTTGATGTGGATGTCTTCGACTCTGCTACAGATTACATCAAGCTAATGAA GACAATCTTTGACTTCGAGTCTATTAAGAAGCTTCTGGCATCTCCAAAGTTCTCGTTCTG TTTTGATGGCCTTCACGGTGTTGCTGGAGCTTACGCAAAGCGCATTTTTGTGGATGAGCTCGGTGCCAGTGAAAGCTCACTGTTGAACTGTGTTCCAAAG GAAGACTTTGGTGGTGGTCATCCGGACCCTAACCTCACCTATGCAAAAGAACTGGTTGATCGGATGGGTCTTGGGAAAACCTCAAATGGTGAACCCCCTGAATTTGGTGCTGCAGCTGATGGAGATGCTGACCGTAACATGGTTCTGGGTAAAAG GTTCTTCGTGACACCATCAGATTCGGTTGCCATTATTGCGGCCAATGCTGTTCAATCAATTCCTTACTTTGCTTCTGGCCTGAAGGGAGTTGCCAG GAGCATGCCGACATCAGCTGCACTTGATGTAGTTGCAAAGAATCTAAATCTCAAGTTCTTTGAG GTGCCTACTGGGTGGAAATTTTTTGGAAACCTCATGGATGCTGGAATGTGCTCAGTTTGTGGTGAAGAAAGCTTTGGCACTG GTTCTGACCACATCCGTGAAAAGGATGGTATTTGGGCTGTTCTAGCATGGCTATCTATTCTAGcttacaagaacaaggacaacctTGGAGGAGATAAGCTTGTTACTGTTGAAGACATTGTTCTTCAGCACTGGGGTACTTATGGTCGCCATTATTATACACGATATGACTATGAG AATGTCGATGCAGAAGCTGCCAAGGAACTCATGGCTAACCTAGTCAAGATGCAGGCGTCCCTGCCTGATGTTAACAA GTCGATCAAAGAGATCCAGCCTGCTGTTGCAGATGTGGTCTCGGCTGATGAGTTTGAGTACAAGGATCCTGTTGATGGTTCTGTCTCCAAGCATCAGGGTATCCGGTATCTCTTTGGAGATGGTTCCCGACTG GTGTTCCGTCTTTCTGGAACTGGTTCAGTTGGTGCTACTATCCGTATTTACATTGAGCAGTATGAGAAGGATTCTTCCAAAACCGGGAGGGAGTCAAGTGACGCTCTTTCTCCACTG GTTGATGTGGCCCTGAAGCTTTCCAAGATTCAGGAGTACACCGGCCGATCCGCCCCCACAGTGATCACATAA
- the LOC123447464 gene encoding glutamine synthetase cytosolic isozyme 1-3, with the protein MSRLADLLSLDLSGCTGKIIAEYIWVGGTGMDVRSKARTLPGPVDDPSKLPKWNFDGSSTGQATGDDSEVILRPQAIFRDPFRKGNNILVICDCYAPTGEPIPSNKRYNAARIFGHPDVKSEEPWYGIEQEYTLLQKDTNWPIGWPLGGYPGPQGPYYCAAGAEKSYGRDIVDAHYKACLYAGINIGGINAEVMPGQWEFQVGPSVGISAGDELWAARYILERITEIAGVVVSFDPKPIPGEWNGAGAHTNYSTKSMRSEGGYEVIKRAIKKLEARHTEHIAAYGEGNERRLTGRHETADINTFVWGVANRGASVRVGRDTEKEGRGYFEDRRPASNMDPYVVTSMIAETTILWKAGLSNGK; encoded by the exons ATGTCTCGGCTCGCCGACCTTCTCAGCCTCGACCTGTCCGGCTGCACCGGCAAGATCATCGCCGAGTACATATG GGTCGGCGGCACCGGGATGGACGTCAGGAGCAAAGCCAGG ACGCTTCCCGGACCCGTGGACGACCCCAGCAAGCTTCCAAAGTGGAATTTCGACGGCTCCAGCACCGGCCAAGCCACGGGCGACGACAGCGAAGTCATCCTCCG ACCCCAAGCCATCTTCAGGGACCCGTTCAGGAAAGGGAACAACATCCTG GTCATCTGTGACTGCTATGCGCCTACCGGAGAGCCGATTCCGAGCAACAAGCGGTACAACGCGGCGAGGATATTCGGCCATCCTGATGTCAAGTCTGAAGAACCATG GTATGGGATTGAGCAGGAGTACACCCTTCTCCAGAAGGACACCAACTGGCCCATTGGCTGGCCACTAGGGGGTTACCCTGGCCCTCAG GGGCCTTACTACTGCGCCGCGGGTGCGGAGAAATCTTACGGGCGCGACATCGTCGACGCCCACTACAAGGCCTGCCTCTACGCCGGCATCAACATCGGCGGCATCAATGCAGAAGTCATGCCAGGGCAG TGGGAGTTCCAAGTCGGCCCTTCCGTCGGCATctccgccggcgacgagctctggGCGGCTCGCTACATTCTCGAG AGGATCACTGAGATCGCCGGCGTCGTCGTCTCCTTCGACCCCAAACCGATCCCG GGAGAGTGGAACGGTGCCGGTGCCCACACAAACTACAG CACCAAGTCGATGAGGAGCGAGGGCGGGTACGAGGTGATCAAGAGGGCGATCAAGAAGCTCGAGGCGCGGCACACGGAGCACATAGCCGCCTACGGGGAAGGCAACGAGCGCCGGCTCACCGGCCGCCACGAGACCGCCGACATCAACACCTTCGTATGG GGCGTGGCAAACCGCGGCGCGTCGGTGCGGGTGGGGCGCGACACCGAGAAGGAAGGCAGGGGCTACTTCGAGGACCGGAGGCCGGCGTCCAACATGGATCCCTACGTCGTCACCTCCATGATCGCCGAGACCACCATCCTCTGGAAGGCCGGTCTCTCCAATGGCAAGTAG